A single Paenibacillus kribbensis DNA region contains:
- a CDS encoding M4 family metallopeptidase, whose amino-acid sequence MKKVWVSLLGGAMLLGSVASGASAAESSVSGPAQLTPTFHAEQWKAPSSVSGDDIVWSYLNRQKKTLLGTDSTSVRDQFRIVDRTSDKSGVSHYRLKQYVNGIPVYGAEQTIHVGKSGEVTSYLGAVITEDQQEEATQGTTPKISASEAVHTAYQEAATRVQALPTSDDTISKDAEEPSSVSKDTYSEAANNGKTSSIEKDKLSLEKAADLKDSKIEAVEAEPNSIAKIANLQPEVDPKAELYFYAKGDALQLVYVTEVNILEPAPLRTRYIIDANDGKIVSQYDIINEATGTGKGVLGDTKTFNTTASGSSYQLRDTTRGNGIVTYTASNRQSIPGTILTDADNVWNDPAGVDAHAYAAKTYDYYKEKFNRNSIDGRGLQLRSTVHYGNRYNNAFWNGSQMTYGDGDGTTFIAFSGDPDVVGHELTHGVTEYTSNLEYYGESGALNEAFSDIIGNDIQRKNWLVGDDIYTPSIAGDALRSMSNPTLYDQPDHYSNLYRGSSDNGGVHTNSGIINKAYYLLAQGGTFHGVTVNGIGRDAAVQIYYSAFTNYLTSSSDFSNARDAVVQAAKDLYGASSAQATAAAKSFDAVGVN is encoded by the coding sequence ATGAAAAAAGTATGGGTTTCGCTTCTTGGAGGAGCGATGTTATTAGGGTCTGTAGCGTCTGGTGCATCAGCAGCGGAGAGTTCCGTTTCGGGGCCGGCTCAGCTTACGCCAACCTTCCATGCCGAACAATGGAAAGCACCTTCATCGGTATCGGGCGATGACATCGTATGGAGCTATTTAAATCGGCAAAAGAAAACGTTGCTGGGTACGGACAGCACCAGTGTCCGTGATCAATTCCGTATCGTAGATCGCACAAGCGACAAATCCGGTGTGAGCCATTATCGGCTGAAGCAATATGTAAACGGGATTCCCGTATATGGAGCTGAACAGACCATTCATGTGGGCAAATCCGGTGAAGTGACCTCTTATCTGGGAGCCGTGATTACTGAGGATCAGCAAGAAGAAGCTACGCAAGGTACAACTCCGAAAATCAGCGCTTCTGAAGCGGTCCATACCGCATATCAGGAGGCAGCTACACGGGTTCAAGCCCTCCCTACCTCCGATGATACGATTTCTAAAGATGCGGAGGAGCCAAGCAGTGTAAGCAAAGACACTTACTCCGAAGCAGCTAACAACGGAAAAACGAGTTCCATTGAAAAGGACAAGCTCAGCCTTGAGAAAGCGGCTGACCTGAAAGATAGCAAAATTGAAGCGGTGGAGGCAGAGCCAAATTCCATTGCCAAAATCGCCAATCTGCAGCCTGAGGTAGATCCTAAAGCCGAGCTATATTTCTATGCGAAGGGCGATGCATTGCAGCTGGTTTATGTGACAGAGGTTAATATTTTGGAGCCTGCGCCGCTGCGTACACGCTACATCATTGACGCCAATGATGGCAAAATCGTATCCCAGTATGACATCATTAATGAAGCGACAGGCACAGGTAAAGGTGTACTCGGTGATACCAAAACATTCAACACTACCGCTTCCGGCAGCAGCTACCAGTTAAGAGATACGACTCGCGGGAATGGAATCGTGACTTACACGGCCTCCAACCGTCAAAGCATCCCGGGCACGATCCTGACCGATGCCGATAACGTATGGAATGATCCAGCCGGCGTGGATGCCCACGCTTATGCAGCCAAAACCTATGATTATTATAAGGAAAAGTTCAATCGCAACAGCATTGACGGACGAGGCCTGCAGCTCCGTTCGACAGTCCATTACGGCAATCGTTACAACAACGCCTTCTGGAACGGCTCCCAAATGACTTATGGAGACGGAGACGGCACCACATTTATCGCGTTTAGCGGTGATCCGGATGTAGTTGGTCATGAACTCACACACGGTGTTACGGAGTATACTTCCAATTTGGAATATTACGGAGAATCCGGTGCGCTGAACGAGGCCTTCTCGGACATCATCGGCAATGACATCCAGCGCAAAAACTGGCTTGTAGGCGATGATATTTACACGCCAAGCATTGCGGGTGATGCACTGCGTTCTATGTCCAATCCTACACTGTACGATCAACCGGATCACTATTCGAACTTGTACAGAGGCAGCTCCGATAACGGCGGCGTTCACACGAACAGCGGTATTATAAATAAAGCCTATTATCTGTTGGCACAAGGCGGCACCTTCCATGGTGTAACTGTCAATGGGATTGGCCGCGATGCAGCGGTTCAAATTTACTACAGCGCCTTTACGAACTACCTGACTTCTTCTTCTGACTTCTCCAATGCACGTGATGCCGTTGTACAAGCGGCAAAAGATCTCTACGGCGCGAGCTCGGCACAAGCTACCGCAGCAGCCAAATCTTTTGATGCTGTAGGCGTTAACTAA
- a CDS encoding glycosyltransferase family 2 protein produces the protein MRKQRRGGFKLNHRRHSGANPYSKMWLPVRVPKLHMNPISPVNGEKPGVEKGAQTGEERPSEPSASGKLLVSVIIPAMNEQKTIGAVIREARRVHPHTEVIVVENGSSDRTAKVAAAAGARVISFPEPLGHDVGRRIGAEAASGQVLLFLDGDIVIPCVRLRPFIQAICAGADIVLNDYHGPVNRTSVHPVVDAKHVLNILSNRVDLGGASMTGIPHAISQRALKKIGLKSLENPPLFQAMSIVSGLRVMTVYGIAVGRMNATRKKQNGKDPLVDVIVQDHLDAIAWITSHLGTRAGFTDLERKRIRDEVKP, from the coding sequence ATGAGGAAGCAGAGAAGAGGTGGATTCAAGCTCAATCACAGGCGGCATTCCGGTGCTAATCCTTACTCAAAGATGTGGCTGCCGGTAAGAGTGCCCAAGCTGCATATGAATCCGATAAGTCCAGTCAATGGGGAGAAACCGGGCGTGGAAAAAGGCGCACAGACAGGTGAGGAGCGGCCTTCTGAACCATCAGCGAGTGGCAAATTGCTCGTATCTGTCATTATCCCTGCCATGAATGAGCAAAAAACGATCGGAGCTGTTATTCGTGAGGCACGCCGTGTCCACCCGCATACCGAAGTTATCGTGGTCGAGAACGGATCAAGCGACAGGACGGCGAAGGTGGCAGCGGCGGCAGGGGCGCGTGTGATTTCCTTCCCGGAACCGCTGGGACATGATGTGGGCCGTCGGATTGGAGCAGAGGCAGCTTCCGGGCAGGTACTGCTTTTTCTGGATGGCGATATCGTCATTCCCTGTGTCAGACTCCGACCGTTCATACAGGCTATCTGCGCAGGAGCGGATATTGTGCTGAATGATTACCATGGACCCGTGAATCGTACGTCTGTACATCCGGTGGTTGATGCAAAGCATGTATTGAATATTTTGTCGAACCGTGTTGATTTAGGAGGGGCATCCATGACAGGTATTCCACATGCCATAAGTCAAAGGGCCTTAAAAAAAATAGGTCTAAAGTCGCTGGAGAATCCCCCTTTATTTCAAGCTATGTCCATCGTCTCCGGGTTGCGAGTGATGACTGTATATGGAATAGCTGTCGGTAGAATGAATGCAACACGCAAAAAACAAAACGGAAAGGACCCGCTGGTGGATGTGATTGTACAGGATCATCTGGATGCTATTGCCTGGATTACATCACATCTGGGAACACGTGCGGGATTCACCGATTTGGAACGCAAACGGATCAGAGACGAGGTGAAACCGTGA
- a CDS encoding glycosyltransferase yields the protein MSREYRRGKRDDPSRGIRRVQRRQGSTHSIHSRRVRKPAPRGKEMTEVNLPQIQEVPEGIILQGTAAAVVSVCNEESTIDRVLGELEKLPLKDIIVVLNGCTDGTRSIVAKHHPGATLVNMPDRLGHDVGRAVGARMTQADIVLFVDGDLPIPASDLLPFLHAVDQGTDVALNDLSRHLPPYAQQDSVTRCKGFLNRILRRPDLGANSLTAVPHALSRRSLDLLGSAMLAVPPKAHAMAVLHGMMVAAVHSVDVIKTNRKRAFNTGKGNAMEQLIVGDHAEALTAVLKVAGTSPFGPVPTRADVAKGRNAR from the coding sequence GTGAGCAGAGAGTATCGCAGGGGGAAGCGTGACGACCCAAGCCGGGGGATCAGACGTGTACAGCGAAGACAAGGATCGACGCATTCAATACACAGCCGCAGGGTGAGGAAACCCGCACCTCGGGGAAAGGAAATGACCGAAGTGAACCTGCCTCAGATACAAGAAGTTCCCGAGGGCATTATACTGCAGGGAACAGCGGCAGCCGTAGTCAGTGTCTGTAATGAGGAGTCGACAATTGACCGGGTGCTGGGTGAGCTGGAAAAACTTCCGCTTAAGGACATCATTGTCGTTTTGAACGGCTGTACGGACGGCACGCGCTCCATCGTAGCGAAGCATCATCCTGGCGCGACTCTCGTCAACATGCCGGATCGACTGGGGCATGATGTCGGGCGTGCTGTAGGCGCGCGTATGACGCAAGCTGATATCGTGCTGTTTGTAGACGGAGATTTGCCGATTCCAGCGTCTGACTTGCTCCCTTTTCTCCACGCGGTTGATCAGGGAACGGATGTGGCGCTTAACGATCTGAGCAGACATTTGCCGCCCTATGCACAGCAGGACAGCGTAACACGGTGCAAAGGCTTCCTGAACCGCATACTGCGCAGGCCGGATCTTGGAGCAAACTCATTGACCGCTGTACCGCACGCCTTGTCACGACGCTCGCTGGATTTGCTTGGTTCGGCCATGCTCGCTGTTCCGCCAAAGGCCCACGCCATGGCGGTACTGCACGGGATGATGGTGGCAGCCGTACACTCGGTCGACGTCATTAAAACGAACCGTAAGCGGGCCTTCAATACCGGCAAAGGAAACGCTATGGAGCAATTGATCGTCGGTGATCATGCGGAGGCGCTGACAGCGGTATTGAAGGTAGCCGGCACTTCTCCGTTCGGTCCCGTTCCTACACGGGCAGACGTTGCCAAAGGGAGGAATGCACGATGA
- a CDS encoding glycosyltransferase family 2 protein, with protein sequence MSMTSIIIPTYNGLHLLKPCIEAIRTHTVDVPYEIIVVDNASNDGTDAFCAAERLISVRLPENRGFPTACNMGFRLASGDQLVILNNDVTVTRGWLSNMLAALQSESTVGLVGPVTNYVSGIQQIHGLAGDFASWMRFAEQNNTSNPSRWQEVKRLVGFCMLFRRELVERIGLLDERFSPGHYEDDDYCLRARVHGYKLLMCNDCFVYHQGNASFSREDTSWNEELIERNYRLFIEKWSIDPRMFIETGNVEGLHAEHAVEGGGKI encoded by the coding sequence ATGAGTATGACGAGCATTATTATCCCGACTTATAACGGCCTGCATCTGCTCAAGCCGTGTATTGAGGCGATTCGGACACATACGGTGGATGTACCTTATGAAATCATTGTAGTAGATAACGCTTCAAATGACGGCACGGATGCTTTTTGTGCAGCCGAGCGTCTGATCAGCGTGCGTCTTCCCGAAAACCGGGGATTTCCGACAGCTTGTAATATGGGGTTCCGTCTGGCTTCGGGCGACCAGCTTGTCATATTGAACAATGATGTGACAGTTACGCGAGGGTGGCTATCCAATATGCTGGCTGCACTACAGAGTGAAAGCACGGTGGGACTGGTGGGGCCGGTGACCAATTATGTCAGCGGTATTCAGCAGATTCACGGATTGGCAGGAGATTTCGCCAGTTGGATGCGATTTGCGGAGCAAAATAATACAAGTAATCCATCCAGATGGCAGGAGGTCAAGCGATTGGTCGGATTTTGCATGTTATTCCGGCGCGAACTGGTGGAACGGATCGGATTACTTGATGAACGGTTCAGTCCCGGACATTATGAGGATGACGATTATTGTTTGCGGGCACGCGTGCATGGCTATAAGCTGCTGATGTGTAATGACTGTTTTGTTTATCATCAGGGAAATGCGAGCTTTTCGCGCGAAGACACTTCCTGGAATGAAGAGTTGATCGAGCGGAACTATCGTTTATTTATAGAGAAATGGAGCATAGATCCCAGAATGTTTATCGAAACTGGAAACGTTGAGGGATTACATGCTGAACATGCTGTTGAAGGAGGAGGGAAGATATGA
- a CDS encoding sugar phosphate nucleotidyltransferase, with product MKGVILAGGTGSRLHPLTSLLNKHLLPVGKYPMIVYGIERLRQAGITDMLIIIGKQSAGLYTDFLGSGSDYGVQLTYRIQEKAGGIAEALDLARSYMHPEEKFTVLLGDNLFKEDLGPVIERFKQQPPGSARVLLKKVADARRYGVPVFDPERPESISKIEEKPENPQSKYCVTGIYMYDTAVFDKIRQINPSARGELEITDVNNCYAAEGKLEYDILRRYWSDAGTFASLQEAGIKMKGLLP from the coding sequence ATGAAAGGGGTTATTCTCGCAGGAGGAACCGGGTCGCGCCTTCATCCGTTGACTTCATTGCTCAACAAGCATCTGCTTCCGGTCGGCAAATATCCCATGATTGTGTATGGTATCGAAAGACTGCGACAGGCAGGAATCACCGATATGCTTATCATTATTGGCAAACAATCGGCTGGACTGTATACCGATTTTTTGGGTAGCGGCAGCGATTATGGTGTCCAATTGACATACCGGATTCAGGAAAAGGCGGGCGGCATTGCGGAAGCACTTGATCTGGCAAGAAGCTATATGCATCCAGAAGAAAAATTCACTGTTTTGCTAGGGGATAATTTGTTCAAGGAGGACCTGGGTCCTGTCATCGAACGGTTCAAGCAGCAGCCACCGGGGAGCGCCAGAGTATTGTTGAAAAAGGTGGCAGATGCCCGTCGTTACGGAGTACCGGTGTTTGATCCCGAGCGGCCGGAGAGCATCTCAAAAATTGAAGAAAAGCCGGAAAATCCCCAATCCAAATATTGCGTTACTGGTATTTACATGTACGATACTGCCGTATTCGATAAGATCAGGCAAATTAATCCTTCGGCGCGCGGTGAGCTTGAGATCACGGATGTCAACAACTGTTATGCCGCTGAGGGCAAGCTGGAATATGATATTTTACGGCGATACTGGAGCGATGCAGGAACCTTCGCTTCCCTGCAGGAGGCTGGAATAAAAATGAAAGGGCTTCTGCCCTGA
- a CDS encoding glycosyltransferase family 2 protein — translation MKRLSIRRKHSKRLGKKGYWAGYKRGQEQGSRFGQASFGKVFEGVSIIIPSCNQLHRLRACIHRIEEHTSYPHEIIVVDSGSTDGTRTYLLRKSIAVRYALLKKDVHMLSSLNQGLMMAKGTTIAVLDPHVMVTPGWLNRLLECLDSDPRLGVVGPVTNGPFGAQQIEVPYINENEAFPFAKTYNISNPAAWRETESLAGFCLLLRRETLEKTGYWDEGCHSGQEAAEDWLLRVRLLGIRMAIAGDAFIHYTKSDRDTAYAFLQSTGKSGSMEENSQNRSFFVQKWGDINKLLHSQKIGAAKPDEQLTSGKERRVSAASFYPVGALVQGPSGAVFRLEPGRRRFLHRVRAAGGEYVTPVRISQLDLLALPLVPKPEVMVSGDTEVPVVVPPEEPIPVLAACKPENMPMLPTLNTPAQRKQWIEVLYAEGRQLYQIGNNWKRPFLTPYAAMSWRAADYRIQLLSPGDLSALVEERPIIAPPVLHGHL, via the coding sequence ATGAAACGCCTGAGTATACGAAGGAAACATAGCAAACGGCTCGGTAAGAAAGGCTATTGGGCAGGATATAAAAGGGGTCAGGAGCAAGGCAGCAGATTTGGCCAGGCTTCGTTCGGCAAGGTGTTTGAAGGCGTCAGCATTATCATTCCGTCCTGCAATCAGCTTCATCGGCTTCGAGCTTGTATTCACCGTATTGAGGAGCATACGAGCTATCCTCATGAAATTATTGTGGTGGACTCCGGCTCAACGGACGGAACACGCACCTATTTGCTCCGTAAAAGTATCGCTGTGCGTTATGCGCTGCTAAAAAAGGATGTTCATATGCTGAGCAGCCTGAATCAGGGACTGATGATGGCAAAAGGCACAACCATTGCGGTACTGGACCCACATGTTATGGTGACTCCCGGCTGGCTGAACCGTTTGCTGGAGTGCTTGGACAGCGATCCGCGGCTGGGGGTCGTCGGGCCTGTAACGAATGGTCCATTCGGAGCGCAGCAGATTGAGGTTCCTTATATAAACGAAAATGAAGCATTTCCGTTTGCCAAGACCTACAATATTTCCAACCCGGCCGCATGGCGAGAAACCGAGAGCCTGGCCGGATTTTGTTTACTGCTGCGCAGAGAAACGCTGGAAAAAACGGGGTACTGGGACGAAGGCTGTCACAGTGGTCAGGAAGCCGCTGAAGATTGGCTGCTGCGTGTTCGCTTGCTGGGGATACGTATGGCAATTGCCGGAGATGCTTTTATTCATTACACAAAAAGTGATCGGGATACGGCCTATGCTTTTCTCCAGTCGACCGGAAAAAGCGGTTCAATGGAGGAGAATAGCCAGAACCGATCCTTTTTTGTCCAAAAGTGGGGGGACATAAATAAGCTGCTCCACAGTCAGAAAATCGGCGCAGCGAAGCCGGATGAACAGTTAACATCTGGCAAGGAAAGACGTGTGTCAGCGGCAAGCTTCTATCCCGTAGGAGCGCTCGTTCAAGGACCTTCAGGTGCAGTATTTCGGTTAGAACCGGGAAGAAGGCGCTTTCTGCATAGAGTTCGTGCTGCGGGAGGTGAATACGTAACTCCCGTCAGAATATCCCAGCTTGATCTGCTGGCACTTCCCCTGGTACCGAAGCCGGAGGTCATGGTTTCCGGTGATACGGAAGTGCCTGTAGTTGTACCGCCGGAGGAGCCCATTCCTGTGCTGGCGGCTTGCAAACCGGAAAACATGCCCATGCTCCCTACGTTGAATACCCCGGCTCAACGCAAGCAATGGATTGAGGTACTGTATGCCGAAGGCAGACAACTGTATCAAATCGGGAACAACTGGAAAAGGCCGTTCCTTACCCCCTATGCAGCCATGAGCTGGCGGGCGGCTGACTACCGAATTCAGTTGTTGTCCCCCGGAGATTTGTCCGCGCTGGTGGAGGAGCGGCCTATTATTGCGCCACCTGTGCTGCACGGGCATCTGTAA
- a CDS encoding CgeB family protein → MKDVNDQRSGNEREAYRCGYREGRRMGGCTAALSQVVAIQPTARPLKVLYIPQGFIAIDTGVQDALGQLCSAFVIGKPATMLADAEVHRPDLVLVMNGLHIFPEDHLEQVQRIRALGIRTVIWFVDDPYFTEDTALICQSYDVVFTHEMSCLQLYRNQGVARVHYLPLAASARIFYPRRVVREHQHDICFIGNAFWNRVKLFDHLAPFLADKRVLIVGGHWDRLTRRDVLERFIRPVFMEPEETAEYYNGSKIVINMHRPTDPGLDNRNTHQLSAESINPRTYEIAACGTLQITDIRKDLSRYYQPGYDIETYSGVEELQVKLDYYLKHDWERERMAWRALHTTMQKHMYSNRMEELLDKAMA, encoded by the coding sequence GTGAAGGATGTGAACGATCAACGAAGCGGAAATGAACGCGAAGCATACCGATGCGGCTACCGGGAAGGACGCAGAATGGGCGGTTGCACGGCTGCTCTGTCACAGGTCGTGGCAATACAGCCAACTGCTCGCCCTTTGAAAGTGCTGTACATTCCGCAAGGCTTCATTGCTATAGACACAGGTGTGCAAGACGCATTAGGCCAATTGTGCAGCGCATTCGTCATCGGTAAGCCCGCTACGATGCTGGCTGACGCCGAGGTCCACCGTCCCGACCTCGTGCTTGTTATGAACGGGCTGCATATTTTTCCGGAGGATCATCTGGAGCAGGTGCAGCGAATACGAGCCTTGGGCATTCGGACGGTCATCTGGTTTGTAGACGATCCCTACTTTACGGAGGATACAGCGTTGATCTGTCAATCCTACGATGTCGTATTTACGCACGAAATGTCCTGCTTGCAGCTTTATCGCAATCAGGGAGTAGCGAGGGTGCACTATTTGCCGCTCGCAGCGTCAGCCCGTATCTTTTATCCCCGGCGGGTGGTGCGGGAGCATCAGCATGATATTTGCTTCATCGGTAATGCCTTCTGGAATCGTGTGAAGCTGTTTGACCACCTCGCTCCCTTTCTGGCTGACAAAAGAGTGCTGATCGTAGGTGGACACTGGGATCGGCTGACCCGCCGAGATGTGCTGGAACGTTTTATCCGTCCGGTTTTTATGGAGCCGGAGGAGACCGCTGAATACTATAACGGCTCCAAAATTGTCATCAATATGCACCGCCCGACAGACCCCGGACTGGATAACCGGAATACACATCAGCTGTCAGCGGAGTCCATCAATCCCCGCACATACGAAATTGCGGCTTGCGGTACGCTTCAAATAACGGACATTCGGAAGGACCTGAGCCGTTATTACCAGCCAGGCTATGATATCGAAACCTACTCTGGAGTTGAGGAACTGCAGGTCAAGCTAGACTACTATCTCAAGCATGACTGGGAGCGCGAACGTATGGCCTGGCGCGCGCTGCATACGACCATGCAAAAGCATATGTACTCGAATCGTATGGAAGAATTGCTGGACAAGGCGATGGCCTAG
- a CDS encoding CgeB family protein: MTISTTGPYDPAVHLTAAASWEKGRAAGLHDGYDEGYLRGRANAIVARTQAVFPFRQIHVLYVVSGKGLPYAPLDEAVINTLQSMTAQVTVSDPRQPVGDIAAQLRPNLMLSLDGMDLPVEQVAAVRQLGIPTAIWLTDDPYYTDTTTKIVPNYDHVFTLEMNCLELYRQLGCSSVHYLPFGAFPTHYFPISSPAPIRREIGFTGSAYWNRIYFFNPIMPQLMARNTKINGIWWDRLPDYQLYGDKIELGRWMSPAETNDSYNGSKIVINLHRSHQDDSVNNNVLKIPGVSPNPRTFEICASCTLQLTDTRDDLARFYKPGEEIETYSSQQELLEKIEFYLTHEKERREIALRALERTLREHTYGHRIDQLLSIVFP, translated from the coding sequence ATGACGATATCTACGACAGGACCGTATGACCCGGCTGTTCATCTAACGGCGGCAGCCTCTTGGGAAAAGGGGAGGGCCGCGGGGCTCCATGACGGCTACGACGAAGGATACCTGCGCGGACGCGCCAACGCCATTGTTGCCCGGACGCAAGCCGTTTTTCCTTTTCGACAAATCCATGTACTGTATGTCGTCTCGGGCAAAGGCCTTCCGTATGCTCCGCTGGATGAGGCAGTCATTAACACGCTGCAAAGCATGACAGCTCAGGTTACCGTATCGGACCCGCGCCAGCCGGTGGGAGATATTGCCGCTCAGCTCCGTCCGAATCTGATGCTGTCACTGGATGGGATGGATCTCCCGGTGGAGCAGGTTGCTGCGGTACGCCAGTTAGGCATCCCAACCGCCATCTGGCTTACAGACGATCCTTATTACACTGATACCACGACTAAAATTGTTCCGAATTATGATCATGTATTCACACTGGAAATGAATTGTTTAGAGCTGTACCGTCAGCTGGGCTGCTCATCTGTACACTATTTGCCCTTCGGGGCATTTCCGACTCACTATTTTCCGATCAGCTCGCCCGCTCCGATCAGACGTGAAATCGGCTTTACCGGTTCGGCTTATTGGAATCGCATCTATTTCTTTAATCCGATTATGCCCCAGCTTATGGCACGCAACACTAAAATCAATGGAATCTGGTGGGATCGTCTTCCTGATTATCAGTTGTATGGCGACAAAATTGAGCTGGGCCGCTGGATGTCCCCGGCCGAAACCAATGATTCTTATAACGGCAGCAAAATCGTGATTAATCTTCATCGTTCCCATCAGGATGATTCGGTGAACAACAACGTGCTGAAAATTCCGGGGGTGTCCCCGAATCCACGTACGTTCGAAATTTGCGCCAGCTGCACCTTGCAGCTGACCGATACAAGGGATGATCTGGCCCGTTTTTACAAGCCGGGAGAAGAGATTGAGACGTACAGCTCTCAGCAGGAATTGCTGGAGAAGATTGAGTTTTATTTGACACATGAAAAGGAACGCCGCGAAATTGCTCTGCGCGCGCTGGAACGAACCTTGCGGGAGCACACGTATGGTCACCGGATAGACCAGCTGCTGTCGATTGTATTTCCATAA